The Salinirubellus salinus genome segment GACGAGCGACCGCGAAACGCGAACCAGCTGGCCGAGGACCTCGACCTCGACTACAAGACCATCCGCCACCACTTGGACGTCCTCGCCGAGAACGACGTCGTCCGTGATTCCGGGGACGACTACGGCGCCGTCTACCTCCCGACCCAGCGGGTCAGACAGCACTGGGACACCGTCGAGCAGATACTCGAGAACGCGCTCTGAGGCGACGGACGAGTATGGGGGAATTTGGGAAAGCGTATATGACCGATACGACTCAACTCCGTAACGAATGAGTTCGGTCCTCGTCGACGCCGTGCGGGTCCTGACGCTACTCAACGCCGCCGTCCTCCTCGGGCTGGCGTACGTCTGGGGACGCAACTGGCTCGACCTGCGCTCGAAACACTCGCTGGGGCTCCTCCTGTTCGCCGTCCTCCTCCTCGGCGAGAACCTACTCGGGGCGTACCTGTTCGTGCTCGACCCGACCATCTCTGCGTGGGTCGCCGACCCCGACCTCGTCCCGCCACCCGCACAGGTCGCGATGGCCGCCTTCCGGGCGCTCGAGTTCGGCGCCCTCGCGTTCCTCACCTGGATAACCTGGGACTGACCACCGCCCCGCTCGACTCGTCCCTCTCGCTCCCCTGTCGCACTCGCCGACCAGCCGAGGCTCACCTCTCGTTACGGGCCGGTGTCGGGATGAAGTTGGGTGGGAGCGGGGCGGCAGTTCGGAGAATCGGTTTGTGCCGAGTCTCGAACCGAGCCGTGTGCACAGGACACTGACCGTCGCACTCTTCGCACTCCTCTTGGCGTTCGCGCCGATGGCGGACGTGGCAGGTGCCACGACCCCGACGCCGGCCGAGACGGCCGTCGACTCCGTAGCCGTCGCCGACGCGGCGACGACGGAGACCGCCTCGCTCGCCCACCCGGCGAACGTCACCATCACGAACCAGTCCCCCGGCGGGACCACCGTCGTCGACGAGGTGTACGTAGCAGACGGCGGCTTCGTCATCGTCCGCGACGCGACGCTCGAGGAGGGCGGCGAGGACGTCCTCGCCAGCGTGCGTGGCTCGACCCCGTACCTGACCGCGGGCGTCCACGAGAACGTCACCGTGACGCTCCCCCAACCCATCGACGACGACTCCACGCTCGTCGCGATGCCCCACCGGGACACCGACGGCGACCGCGTCTACGACTTCGTCGCCTCGAACGGGCAGGCCGACGGCCCCTACGTGAACGCCCCCGCCGACTCGACGGCGGGTTCCATCGTGGTCGCCGCCGCCGAGGTCACCGTCGAACTGGGCGACACGGAGGTGGACAGTCCGACGGCCACCGAGACGATGGCCGACGAAGACCCGGACCCGTCGACGCCCGACGGCTCCAGCGGTGACGGTGCCGGCTTCGGCCTCGTGGCCGCGCTGCTCGCCGTCGTCGCGCTGGCGCTGCTGGCCCGACGGTACTGAGTCGACAGCACCACAGCGGTTAAGTAGCCCCATCCGAGATTCATCTCGATGACCCACCTCTTGGCGTGGTGAGCAGTGTCACACTAGAACGGCGTCGAGACGCCCCTCACGGTTGTTCACGGTCGTTCGGGAGAGGCACCCCCCGGCGAAACGTTTAAATACTTTACGCACTTACAACTGGTAAGGAGCTCTCCCCGGATTCTTTCGGTCAACGCGACCTCGCAGGGACGGCTCTCTCACACCCACCATGAGCGACACCACGATACGAACGTACACCGAGGAAGGGGTATCGGAGACCGAGACGGAGCGGCCCACCGTCGACGAGTCCGAACAGGAGCACCTCTGTCCGGAGTGTGGCGGCCGACTGGCCAGCGACACCGAGCACGGCGAGACGGTCTGCACCGAGTGTGGACTGGTCGTCGAGGAGGACGAGATCGACCGCGGCCCCGAGTGGCGGGCGTTCAACCCCGGCGAGAAGGACCAGAAGTCCCGCGTCGGCGCCCCGACCACGAACATGATGCACGACAAGGGGCTGTCGACGAACATCGGCTGGCAGGACAAGGACGCCTACGGCAACTCCCTGAACTCCCGCCAGCGCCAGAAGATGCAGCGGCTCCGCACCTGGAACGAGCGGTTCCGCACCCGCGACTCCAAGGAGCGCAACCTCAAGCAGGCGCTCGGCGAAATCGACCGGATGTCGAGCGCGCTGGGGCTCCCGGAGAACGTCCGCGAGACCGCGTCGGTCATCTACCGGCGTGCGCTCGCCGACGACCTCCTGCCGGGGCGCTCCATCGAGGGAGTCGCCACGGCAGCGGTGTACGCCGCCGCCCGGCAGGCCGGCGTCCCCCGCTCGCTCGACGAGGTGGAGATGGTCTCCCGCGTCGACAAGATGGAGCTCACGCGCACGTACCGGTACGTCATCCGGGAGCTCGGGCTGGAGGTCAAGCCCGCGGACCCGGAGAGCTACATCCCTCGGTTCGCCAGCGACCTCGAACTCACCGAGGAGGCAGAGCGCCGCGCCCGCGACCTCGTCCGGTCGGCCCGCGAGGCGGGCATCCTCTCGGGCAAGTCGCCGGTCGGCATCGCCGCCGCCGCCATCTACGCGGCCGCCCTGCTCACCAACCAGAAGGTGACCCAGAGCCAGGTCAGCGACGTGGCCAACATCAGCGAGGTCACCATCCGCAACCGGTACAAGGAGCTGCTCGAGGCGGCTGACGTCCCGACGGCGTAGGCCCGCCACGGGTGTGAGTGTGCCAACCTTTTTCACCCTCTCGTGCGTCCCCGGAACCCATGGAGGAGACGTACGTCAGATTACTGTGTCCGGAGTGCGGTAAACACTGGGAGAAGTCCCCGAGCGACCTCCCGGACCCAGCCCGTACGTTCCACTGTCCGGGCTGTCACGCCTCCAGACGGCTCTCGGAGTTCGCCCGGACCGAACACGACCTGCGGACGATGAAGGAGTTCTAGTTCCCGGTCGCCGACCGGGCACCACAGGCGCTGCACTGGCGTACCTCGGTGCCGTGTTCCTTCTCGAGCGTGGTGTCGGGCAGTCCGCACTCCGGGCAGAGCACGTACGCCTCGGCGTACTCCTGGAGCGCCGTCCCGAGCCGAGCGGCGCGGAACTCGCCGGTCAGCCGCAGGCGGCCCCTGTCGTCGATGGACGCGCTGGTCCCGAGTTCGGTCTGGACGTAGCGCATCACGTGGTCGCGGTCCCGGTCGAGTCGGTCCACCACGGCCGGGAAGTTCTCGAAGACCGTGACGTTCCCCTCCTGTCGCACGTCCGGGTCCGGGAGCTGGAACCGCTCGCCGCTCCCCGCGACGTCGGGCGTGTTCTCCATGGCCCGTTCGAGGCTGTCGTCGTAGTCCATGGTCGGCGGTCCGGTCCCGGTCCACTAAAACCCTTCCGGGGGTGACAGTCTCGAACGCCGAGAATCGTGGTAACGGCCCTCACAGGCCCCCTCGCGCCGCCCCCTGTTAACGTGGCTCAGAGTAATACTATAAGCGAGGGACCGTTACGGGAGTTCGACTATGAAGAAGCAGGAGCTCATCCATCTTCACGGCCTGCTTGCGGAGGTACACGGCCACTACGAGAAGTCGATTGGAACGGAACTGGAACACGACGAGTACGAGGCGCTCGGGGTCCGCCCGACATCGATCCACAAGTCGAAGACCGACCACAAGGCGGCTGTTTTTGCACTCGCAGACGGCCTGACTAGCGAGATGCAGGCAGCGGAGACCGAGCGGAAGGTCCCCGCCTCCGCCGACTGAACGAACGACCACGACGGTTCTGCGGCTCGCTACCCGACCAGCCCCCGCTATCGGTCCTCGAGCAGTTCCTCGAACTCCGGCAGGACACCCTCGTCTCCGTCACCGTCTGTCGACTCCTCGCCCGCGCGTTCGTCCGCATCGACGGCCGCGCCCGTGTCCGCACCCGTTCCGGACTCTCCCTGCTCCGTGGGGGATTGCGGTTCCGGCGGCTCGTCGTCGGTCTCCTCGTCGACCGGCGAGACCTCCAGCACCTTGAGCGGGATGTCGTCGAGTCGCTGGCCGACCTCCTTGCGCGTGATGCGCGAGGCGTGACGCTCACCCTCGACGTTGAAGACGGTCATCTCGAGCTCCAGCGCGACCAGCGCCTCGTCCGCGGCGACGAACGCGGGGGGCAGCGACTCGTCACAGTCCGGGCACGCCCGGGTGCCCATCTCGATCTCCACGTAGTTCAGGTCCGGGTTGAGCATCTCGCCGGTCTTCGAGATGGCGATGCGGACCGCCTCGTCCGTGTTCCCGACGTCGTAGACCGGAACCGCCGCCTCGACGACCACTCGACAATCCATATTGTGAACATATGGCACGCCAGCGACAAGAGTGTTCGGCCGGCGCACGCCGACGCGGAGACGAAAGGTGAAAGCGCACCCCACCCGGAGGTCGGGGTATGCACGAGGGGCACGTCCCCGGCGCGGAGATTCCGGGGGGGTTCGACCTGCAAGCGACCGTCGAGAGCGGCCAGACGTACCTCTGGGACCGCGCGGACGACGCGATGTACGAGGACGGACTCGCGTGGGGTGGTGACCACTGGTACCACACCGTCCTGCCGGCGACGGAGACGGCGACGAACGAACCGGAACTCCTGCGCACTCGCTGGGACGGTGAACGACTCCACTGGACCTCGACGACGCCCGAGGCGCCCGACCACCTCGAACGGCTCCTCCGACTGGACGACGACCTCGACGCCATCGTCGAGGCGACGCCGAGACTCCCGCTCCTCGACCGGGCGTTCGAGCGCTACCGCGGGATGCGTCTCGTGCGCGACCCCTCCTTCGGCTCGCTGATATCGTTCATCTGCTCGGCCCAGATGCGGGTCGAACGCATCCACGGGATGCAGATGCGCCTCGCACGCGAGTACGGGGACCGCGTGACCGTCGACGGCCGGACCTACCACGCCTTCCCGACGCCCGAACAGCTGGCCGCCGCCACCGAAGCGGACCTCCGCGACCTGTCGCTCGGCTACCGCGCGCCGTACGTGAAACGCACCGCCGAGATGGTGGCCGACGGCGAGGCCCACCCGGACGAGGCCATCGGCCTCCCCTACGAGGAGGCCCGCGAGTCCCTCACGCGGTTCGTCGGCGTCGGGGACAAGGTGGCCGACTGCGTCCTGCTGTTCGCACTCGACTTCCTCGAGGCCGTCCCCCTCGACACGTGGATCCAGACCGCCATCGCGGAGTACTACCCGGACTGCGAGAAGGGGAACTACGCGGCCACCTCGCGGGCCATCCGGGACCGCTTCGGCGGCGAGTACGCCGGCTACGCGCAGACCTACGTCTTCTTCTACCTCCGGACGGGAGGTGAGTGACGATGGACCGAACCGTCCTCGTCGACGGCGGCCTCGCCGCCGCGTTCGTCGCACTGGCCGCCTACTTCTACACGCTGGACGACCCGCTCATCGCCGGGGTCTGGGTGGTCGTCGCCGCGGCGTTCGCGGCTCGCGCGGCCGGTCTCCTCCCGCAGATGTGACCCGAACCAGCGTCACCCCTGCCAGCGCCGGACGCGCTCGGCGGCCGCCGAGCGGAACGCTCGCCGGTCGGCCTCGTCGACCACGGCGGGTGTCTCGCGGAACACCGCGTCCAGCACCCGGTCGAACAGCGCCTCGAACCCCGGGTCGTCACCCTGGAGCACCGACGCGACGCGGACGATACGCGCCTCGGTGACGTACTCGGCGACCAGCGTCTCCGGGTCACGCCGGTCCGTCGCCACCGGTGCCTCCGGGTCGAACTCGGGGTGGTACCGGACGGCGCGGGTCCCGTTCTTGTCCCGGACGAGGATACCGGCCGGCGGGCCGTCGTACCACGCCGATGCGGGCGTGTCGTACCGGTCCGGGTAGAAGTGTCGCGCGGGGAGTTCTCGCTCGAACGCGTGTGGCGTCGCGAGGCCGAGCCGGTCGTAGACGCGCACCGCGGCGTCCGGCGAGAGCCACCGGTCCACGGCCGCGTCGTGGACCTCGACGCCCACCACGGCCGGCAGACGCTCCCAGTCGTACGGCAGGTGCCGGTGGACGGTAGCGTCGCAGACGAAGGTGTAGGCAGTCGGGTCGTCGGCCGCCTCGAATAACGCGCCGAGGTCGAACCCCTCCCGCACCGCTCGGACCGACGCCCGGTAGCGCGGCGGGGCGTCGCCGTCGAAGCGCCGGTGTCCGTCGGCGAAGACGAGTCGGCCGTCCTCGACGGCGAACCGGAGCGGGTCGGCGTCCAGCAGTTCCACGATCCAGACGTTGCCCGTGAACGCCTCGCGGCCCACCTCCTCCAGCGTCGGCAGCGTGGGAACTGGCTCCACTGCCGCTGCTGGGACGGCCGGAGGGATGTACCTTCGGGCGCGCCCACCCGCCGGCTTTTGACGCTGGCGGCCCACACAGCCACCCATGAGCGAGGACGCGAGCGACCGGCGGCGGGTCCACGCCTTCGTCAGCGGGCGCGTACAGGGTGTCACCTACCGGGCGAGCACGCGTGAGGCGGCCCGCGAACGCGGCGTCGACGGCTGGGTCCGTAACCTCGAGGACGGGCGCGTGGAGGCCGTGTTCGAGGGCGACCCCGAGGCCGTCGAGTCGATGGTCGCGTGGTGTCACGACGGTCCGAGGCGCGCACGGGTAGCCGACGTGGGGACGGAGGACGAGCCACCGGAAGGGCTCACCGGGTTCGAGATCAGGTACTGAAGCGGGGTCGGCGGAAGCACCGCCCTCGCCCGCCCGCAATCTTAACGCCGGGGGCGTCGAACCCCCGGCCATGATTACGGCAGACGAGATGGCCGTGGTGGACGCCAACGCCGCCGCGCTCGGTGTCCCGCGCAAGCAGTTGATGGAGTCCTCCGGGAACGCCGTCGCCCGCGCCGTCCGCGACCACGTCGACCCCGGTGCCACGGTAGCGGTGGTCTGTGGCCGCGGTAACAACGGCGGGGACGCGATGGTCGCCGCCCGCTTCCTCGACGAGTACGACGTGACCGTCTCGCTGCTGGGCCGGGCCGAGACCATCACCACCCGTATCGCGCGCGAGAACTGGGACGCCCTCCGCGAGGCCGAGTACGACACCCGCGAGGTGCGTGACTCGGCCGACCTCGACCTCGGGACCCCGGCTCTGGTCGTCGACGCGATGCTCGGGACGGGCGTGACCGGTGAGCTCCGCGAACCCGAGCGGAGCGCCGCACTCGCGACGAACGACGCCGACGCGCCCGTGCTCTCCGTCGACGTGCCCTCGGGCGTCGACGCCGACACGGGCGAGGCCGCCGGTCCGGCCGTCGACGCCGACCACGTCGTCACGTTCCACGACGACAAGCCCGGACTCTCGCACCTGGACTGCGAGGTGACCGTCGCCGACATCGGCATCCCCGAGGCGGCCGAGCGGTTCGTCGGGAACGGCGATCTCCTGCGCGTGGAACGCGACCCGCACAGCCACAAGGGCGTCAACGGCGAGGTGCTCGTCGTCGGGGGCGGCCCGTACACCGGTGCGCCGGCGCTCTCGGCGCAGGCGGCGCTGCGGGCGGGTGCGGACCTCGTCCGCGTCGCCTGCCCTGAGGGCGTCGCCCGCGAGGTCCAGGGGTACAGCGAGAACCTCATCCTGCGGCCGTTCGCCGGCGACCACCTCGTCTCGGGACACGTCCCCCGACTCCTCGCGGCGGCCGAGGGCCACGACACCGTCGTGTTCGGGCCGGGACTCGGCGACCACGAGGAGACGCTGGCGGCGGTGGAGACGTTCCTCGAGTCGTACGAGGGGACGGCCGTCGTCGATGCCGACGCGCTGCAGGTCGTCCCCGAGGTGGACACCGAGGCGACGCTGGTCTGTACGCCACACCAGGGCGAACTCCGGAAGATGGGCGGTGAGACGAGCGACGACTGGCAGGAGCGCGCCGGACTGGTCGAGTCGTTCGCGGCCGACCTCGGGCACTCGCTCCTCGTGAAGGGCGTCTACGACGTGGTGAGCGACGGCGAGCGGACCCGCGTCTCGCGGACCGGCAACGCGGCGATGACCGTCGGCGGGACCGGCGACGTCCTCGCGGGCGTCACGGCCGCGCTCGCGTCCGTCCTCCACCCGCACGACGCGGCCTGCGTGGCCGCCTACGCCAACGGCCGCGCCGGTGACCTCGTCGTCGCCGGCGAGGCGGGCGACCCCCCACGCGGGAACGGCCTGCTGGCGACGGACCTCGTGGACGCGATGCCCGTGGCGCTGGAACCGGAGGGAGTCGAATGAGCGGTGGAGACGAGACGACTGGCGACGACGACCTGACCCACGTCGACGAGTCCGGCGACGTGCAGATGGTCGACGTGGGTGCCAAGCCCGACACCGAGCGCCGGGCCGTCGCCGAGGGGACCATCCACCTCTCGGCGTCGACCGTCGCGGCCATCCGCGAGAACGAGGTGTCGAAGGGCGACGTGCTCGCCACGGCCCGCATCGGCGCGGTGCAGGCGGTCAAACACACGTGGGAGACCATCCCGATGTGTCACCAGATACCCGTGACGAACGTCGACACCGAGTTCGAGGTGGACGACGAGAGCGTGACGCTCCGCGTGACGGTGGGGACGACCGGCAAGACCGGGTGCGAGATGGAGGCGCTGGAGGGCGTGACGACTGGGCTGAACACGGTCTGGGACATGGTGAAGGCGGCCGAGAAGGACGCGGACGGACAGTACCCCGGCACACACATCGACGGCGTGCGGGTGGTGACGAAGGAAAAGCGGGCGCTGGAGTAGACTCGAATCAGGCCGGCTGGGCCAGTTCGCCCGCCTTCGCTCGCGCCCGCTCGACGACGGCCGGCCGGGCCTCGAACTCCAGCACCACCTGCTCGCCGTAGTCCACTTCCTCCACGCGGGCGTGGTCGTGGACCCACGAGACGAAACTCATCGTGTCGTCGGTCATCGGCACCACGAGGCGCTCGTGTTCGTAGGGCGGGAGTTCGGTGTCGATACGGGCTTTCAGGCTCTCGACGTTGAGGTCCTCCATCCCGCTGACGGCGACGGGGTTGGGCGCGAGCGTCGAGAGCGCACGGCGCTTCTCGGCCAGCTCCGCCTCGTCCACCTTGTCGACCTTGTTCAGCACGGTGACGATGGGCGCCTCGTTGCGCTCGTAGAGCGTGTCGTGCGAGGTGACGAGTTTCTCGTGTATCTCGTCGATGGGGTCGGAGACGTCCACCACGAGGAGGACGAGGTCCGCCCGGTACACCTCCGAGAGCGTGGACTTGAACGACTCGACCAGCCAGTGCGGGAGGTTCGAGACGAACCCGACCGTGTCGGTGAGCAGGACGTTCCGCGAGTCCATGTCCATCCGGCGGGTCGTCGTCCCGAGCGTGGTGAACAGGCGGTCCTCGCTCTCGGCGGTGGTGTCGAGGTCGGGGTGGCGGTCCTCGTTCTCGTCGACGTCGAGGTCGCGGGCGAGACGGCGCAACAGCGTCGACTTGCCCGCGTTGGTGTAGCCCGCCAGCGCCACGAGGTCGAACCCGGACTCGCGGCGCTGTTCGCGCCGGTGTTCGTCCGTCTCCTCGATGGTCTCCAGTTCGTCACGGATGCGCGAGATGCGCTTCTTGATGTCCTGCTCGCGGGACTCGTCGTACTCGCCCAGCCCCATGAATCCGGGGCGCTCGTCGCGCTTGGCGAGCGAGGTCTTGGCCTCGACGCGCGGCAGTTCGTAGCGCAGCGTTGCGAGCTCGACCTGTAACTGCGCTTTCTTCGTCCGGGCGCGCTGACCGAATATCTCGAGGATGAGGCGGAACCGGTCCAGCACCTGGACGTGGTCCGGGAGTTCGGTCCCGAGGTTGAACGTCTGGTAGGGGCCGAGGCTGTTGTCGAACAGGACCGTGTCGGCCTCCAGGGCCTCGACGACCTGCGCGAGCTCCGCGACCTTCCCCTCGCCGATGCAGTAGGCCGGGTCCTCCTTGCGGGTCTGCGTCACCTGCGAGACCACGTCGTATCCGGCCGCTCGCGCGAGGTCGCGGAACTCTCCCGTGTCGGCCTCCCCCGAGTCGACACGCTTGACGACTACCGCCGTACCACTGTGTGCGCCGGTCACTCACGCGGGGGTAGGAGATTGTCGTACTTAACTTGGGGTGGCCACCATCACCCCAGTGAGACACTTTCCGAATCGACACAAGCTACTTAAAGAAAGGCGGGGTACCACTGCCCATGGCTGGGCCCTTCGGCATCGACTTCACACAGTTGGGTATCGACCTCGGCGGCGGGGCTCTCATCGGTGGCATCATCGGCTTCGCGGCGAAGAAGCTCGCGAAGGTGATCGCCGTCATCATCGGACTGGAGCTGGCGCTGTTCAAGTTCCTCGAGTCCCGTGGTATCCTCAGCGTCGACTGGGAGGCGCTGAGCGCGGGGTTCCTCCAGGCCGGCAACGCGGCGACCAACGCCGCCACGGGTAACCCCCCTAGCTGGGTGATGACTATCCTCGAGACCCTCTCCATCTCGGCGGGGTTCGCCGGCGGCTTCCTCGTCGGTTTCAAGCGCGGATAACGGCGTCTTGCGGAGCGTAACTGTCGTGGCGCGGTTCTACGGTCTGCTCTATCACCCGCGGCGGAGGGGCCGCAGGCCCCGATGCCGCGCTGGTTTGAATCTGAAGTTTTGCGCGGACCGCGAGCGAAACGAGCGGTCCGTGCAAGAGTTTAGCGGGTGTTGAGGTCGTCCTCGTCCTTCACTACCCGCGTGTCCGCCTCCCCGCTCGACACCTCGTTCGCGAGGTCGAAGAAGTCGTTCTGGAGCCCCGCCGGGAACCGGACGACACCGACCCACGAGCCGTCGTTCTGCCACTCCTCGCGCTCGAGGTCACCGAACTGTCGGATACGGGCCTGGCCGCTCCCGGCGAACTCGGCCGGCAGTCGGACCGCCATCACCACCTCGTCGAACCGGATGGGGATGACCGGGCGGAGCGCGTCGAGCGCGTCGTCGATCTGGTTCTCGACCGGCTCCATCGGGTCGACCTTGAACCCCGCCTCCTCCAGCGCGCGTTCGATGCGCTCGGGCGGGTGCGGGGCGTCGTCCATCTGTGGGTTGACCGCGTTCCGGGTGATCTTGGTGATGAGTTGTCTGCGCTTTTGCTCCTGCATCTCCCGGCGCTGGTCGGCCGTGATCTGGATCTCGCCGCGCTCGATGACCTCGGGGATGATGGCCATCGGGTCCGTGGTGCCGAACACCTCCTCGAGCGCGGACTCGGCGGGCCGGTCGCCACGAGAGGCGTCCTCGAACACGTCCTCGGCGGCGATGACATCCTCGAGTTCACCCTCGAACTCGCCACGCTTGATGGCGAGTGCGGCGTCCGGGTCGACGAGGACCTCGAAGCGTTCGCCGTGGGATTCCAGGCGGGCTGTGACCGCTTCGTCCAATGAAATCATGTCACTTGGTAGGCGCCCGGTGTGGTAAAAGGTGTTTCCCGAACGGGAGCCCGCCGGCGCAGGGGCCCGCGGGCGTGGCGAACCGCGACGAGAAGCAGGGGGCGGTCGATTCCCGACGAAGCCGCCTCGGAGGGGCAGGTCGTTCTGACTGGCGTCGACGACGGTGTCGGTGCCGCCGAACTCGTCGGTCGCGTCGCTGGGCGGTGAGGAGAGAGAAGAGACGGTCGAGTCGGCCTACTCCTCGTCGGACGGGAGCAGTTCGTGTTCCGCGAGGTGCTCCTCGACGGTGGCGTCGTCGAGGCTGGCGAAGGTCTCCGTCTCGGCGTCGACGGTGGCGACACCGATACCCTCCGGCGAGAGGTGGCCGTCGTTCACCGACGCCAGCGCCGAGAGCGCGAGGCCGACGCCCGCATCGAGGTCCATCTGCTCGTCGTAGTGCTCCTCGAGGTAGTCCTCGATCTCGCCGCGGTCGGCACCGACCGCGAGCGCCTTCCACTCGTAGGGGGTGCCCGAGGGGTCCGTCTCGTAGAGGCGGGGCTCGCCGTCCTCGATGCCGCCGATGATGAGCGCGACACCGAACGGGCGGGCGCCGCCGACCTGCGTGTACTGCTGGATGTGGTCGGTGACGGCCTTGGTGAGCGTCTCGACGCCGATGGGTTCGCCGTAGCGCAGCTGGTTGACCTGCGACTGGCGGCGGGCGAAGTCGATGAGCTGGCGGGCGTCGGCGACGTGGCCCGCGCTGGCGATACCGATGTGGTCGTCGGCCTTGTGGATCTTCTCGACGGAGGTACGCTCCATCAGGGGCGAGCGGATGCGCTTGTCGACGGCGAGGACGACGCCGTCCGCGGTCCGCACGCCGATGGACGCGGTGCCCCGTTTCACTGCTTCGCGCGCGTACTCGACCTGGTAGAGGCGACCGTCCGGGGAGAAGATGGTGATCCCCCGGTCGTAGGCCTGCTGTTGGGATTGTCCCTGCATAGTTATCGGGTGTGGATATCGAGGTTCGTCGCGCCCACGAACCCGTCGCCGACGCGCACGTCGACTCGCTCGGCACGACAGACGGCGCGGCGGTCGGCGTCCGCGAACGCGACCGTTCTCTCGCCGGAAACTCCTCCCGGACGACTCAAATACTTTTCCTCACAGCCCCGTACCGTCCCGCTCACACCCCGGACGACGGGCCGTATCGGCGTCCCCTCCACGGTCGACAGGGTGGCCACCGCGGCACGGGCACGGGCCACCTCGCCGCGCCGACAGCGGACCACCGCCGTCCCCTCCGGACCCTCCCGTCGCACGGAGAGGACCGACAGGCCGACCTCGGCGCTCCCGGCGTCGCCGAGCAGCGAACGACCCGCCGCCCAGAGCGCCTCCTGGAACTCCCGACGGCCGAACACGGCGTCCGGCCTCGTCTCGAACCCCACGGCGAGGTAGCGATAGCGCGGCCGCAGGTGCTTGGGCAGGTGTCTCATCGACGAGCCACCGTCAGTCCTCGACCATCCCGACGGGTTCGTCGGCCATCGCCGTCGACTCAACCTCCTCCTCGGGACGCTCGGCGACGAGCACCCCGACCTGCTCGTGGACCATCTCCACGGCCGTCAGCGAGAACCCCGCGTCCGTCAGCGCGTCGGCGAGGTAGCC includes the following:
- a CDS encoding FUN14 domain-containing protein, which gives rise to MAGPFGIDFTQLGIDLGGGALIGGIIGFAAKKLAKVIAVIIGLELALFKFLESRGILSVDWEALSAGFLQAGNAATNAATGNPPSWVMTILETLSISAGFAGGFLVGFKRG
- the hflX gene encoding GTPase HflX, which gives rise to MTGAHSGTAVVVKRVDSGEADTGEFRDLARAAGYDVVSQVTQTRKEDPAYCIGEGKVAELAQVVEALEADTVLFDNSLGPYQTFNLGTELPDHVQVLDRFRLILEIFGQRARTKKAQLQVELATLRYELPRVEAKTSLAKRDERPGFMGLGEYDESREQDIKKRISRIRDELETIEETDEHRREQRRESGFDLVALAGYTNAGKSTLLRRLARDLDVDENEDRHPDLDTTAESEDRLFTTLGTTTRRMDMDSRNVLLTDTVGFVSNLPHWLVESFKSTLSEVYRADLVLLVVDVSDPIDEIHEKLVTSHDTLYERNEAPIVTVLNKVDKVDEAELAEKRRALSTLAPNPVAVSGMEDLNVESLKARIDTELPPYEHERLVVPMTDDTMSFVSWVHDHARVEEVDYGEQVVLEFEARPAVVERARAKAGELAQPA
- a CDS encoding ribosome assembly factor SBDS — encoded protein: MISLDEAVTARLESHGERFEVLVDPDAALAIKRGEFEGELEDVIAAEDVFEDASRGDRPAESALEEVFGTTDPMAIIPEVIERGEIQITADQRREMQEQKRRQLITKITRNAVNPQMDDAPHPPERIERALEEAGFKVDPMEPVENQIDDALDALRPVIPIRFDEVVMAVRLPAEFAGSGQARIRQFGDLEREEWQNDGSWVGVVRFPAGLQNDFFDLANEVSSGEADTRVVKDEDDLNTR
- the psmA gene encoding archaeal proteasome endopeptidase complex subunit alpha, producing MQGQSQQQAYDRGITIFSPDGRLYQVEYAREAVKRGTASIGVRTADGVVLAVDKRIRSPLMERTSVEKIHKADDHIGIASAGHVADARQLIDFARRQSQVNQLRYGEPIGVETLTKAVTDHIQQYTQVGGARPFGVALIIGGIEDGEPRLYETDPSGTPYEWKALAVGADRGEIEDYLEEHYDEQMDLDAGVGLALSALASVNDGHLSPEGIGVATVDAETETFASLDDATVEEHLAEHELLPSDEE
- a CDS encoding Rpp14/Pop5 family protein, giving the protein MRHLPKHLRPRYRYLAVGFETRPDAVFGRREFQEALWAAGRSLLGDAGSAEVGLSVLSVRREGPEGTAVVRCRRGEVARARAAVATLSTVEGTPIRPVVRGVSGTVRGCEEKYLSRPGGVSGERTVAFADADRRAVCRAERVDVRVGDGFVGATNLDIHTR